CACTTGACTCCTGCTCAGAGGAGAGGGAGCGGGAGACCCCGCAGGCGAAGCCGAGCAGGCTCTCGTTCCTCCCCGCGGAAAGCATGTGACTGTAGCGGAAATCAACGGGTAAAATATGACAAACCTTTTATTAAAATTCTTAAAAAATATAAAGAAAAAGGTGCATGAAGATGAATACATTAAATTGGATTCAATCTGATGTTTATGAAGAAATGGAGAAAGCGCCGATCGGGAAATTGAAAATGATTCCGGGTTTATGGATAGACGGGAAAACTTACTGGATGGAGAATGGCAGTAATGAGATATTTCCTGATGAAAATATTTCTGTTCAAATTAAGACAGAAAAAATACATTCTAAAATTTCATATTTTAAAAGCTATATCACTAACCATGTGGACGAGCCCAGAAAGATTAAGCTCTTATTGCAGCACAGACATGAGTATTCTTCCCGTGAACATCTCTCCTTCATTTCTCCCGCAGAAAATGTCATCTTTCATTTGGCTGATTCCAAGCTGTTTTTGGTCAATGGCCAGCTAAACGGCAAAAAAATGAAAGAGTGTACGATTCAGCCTTACTGGAACGTATACAGTGACCAAATTTGGAACTGCAGAAAGAAAGGGACTTTAAAGTATCATCCTATGGTCCAGGGAAATGCAATAAGCGTCTTCTCGCTTAATGCAGTATTCAATGGCAGAGGGACAATAGAAGGGGAATCATGGATTATTAACGGGGTCAGCAAATCAGAAATCCTTCGGTATAACAACCTGCTGATAGGCAGGGTTAAAGAGGGCACTTTTAAAAAAACGTACTAGCATTTCGAATTAAAAAGTGATATTATAGAAAAGTCGTATGAACGAACTAGTTTGAACATAGTTTGGAGGGAAATTACATGCGTGTAAACATTACGTTAGCTTGCACAGAATGTGGAGATCGTAACTATATTTCTAAAAAAATAAACGAAATAATCCAGATCGTCTTGAGCTTAAAAAATATTGCCCAAGAGATAAGCGTTCGACTACACATCGTGAAACAAAATAAGCGGTAGGATCATTCCTACTGCTTTTTTTGTTGACTTTTTTATGGGTATACTTCCCTTTTCTGGATAAATCATTGAGGGGATTTGCAGATGTCATCTTCTGTTGGAGGGGTTTGGTATGGAAATGGATAAAAAAGCGCTTAGAAAGCAAATGCTGGATAGAATGAAGGAATTGAGTAAGCCTGAGTATGAACAGCTATCATATGAAATTGCCCGCAGCCTTTACAGCAGTCCTTTATGGCTTCAGGCTAAAACGATAGGTATAACGGTTTCAAAGCCGCCTGAGGCGGATACGTGGCAGATTATCAGAAAAGCATGGGAAGATGGAAAAAGGGTTGCTGTCCCGAAGTGCATTCCCCAAGCAAAGCAAATGGTGTTTCGTGAACTGAAAAGCTTCATGGAATTGGAGTCTGTGTACTATGGATTATGGGAGCCAAGTCCAGAAAAGACAGAAGAAGTTCTCAGTGAGGAAATCGAAACTTTAATCGTACCTGGGCTGGCATACATGAAAAACGGCTTCCGCCTGGGGTTTGGGGGAGGCTATTATGATCGTTTTCTCGAGCAATATAAAGGAAGAGCCGTTTCACTGGCTTTTGAACTGCAGGTCATAAACGATTTTCCAGTGGAAAACCATGACAAGCCGGTGGAAATGATTATTACCGATCAGCGGGTCTGGGCATCCGGAAATGCTTGAATCTATTGTTATTTTTATTATTATATTAATCACGGCGCTTGCTGGATATTTTTTTCGATTACTGACCCTTTCAGGCAGTATAGCTGCATTCATTGTAGGTGCGGCAACAGGATGGGGATTTGGCTTTTACGGTCTCCTTGTGCTGGGGTTCTTTTTTGCGAGTTCCAGCTTTTGGTCAAAATTTAAAAGCCATAGAAAAGAGACATTCGAAAAAAGCATGCAAAAGGGTCAAGAAGGGATTGGCAGCAGGTGGCAGCAAATGGAGGAATTGCAGCTATTGCCAGCATAATCCATCTCCTGATACCATCACCGGTTTGGCTGATAGCATTTCTAATTGGCCTGGCCGCAGCGAACTCGGACACCTGGGCATCAGAAATTGGCTCATTAAGTCAAAAACCTCCCATTTCGTTGAGGACCTGGAAGCCAGCAGAGACGGGAACTTCAGGTGCTGTCAGCATTCTGGGCACAATTGCAGCTTTGTCAGGTTCTTTTACAATAGCACTTCTTTCATTCATGCTGTTCAGCGTTTCACTTTATGAGGTTATGCTGATTGGGATCTTTGGATTTGCGGGAAATCTGATTGATTCCATATTGGGGGCCTTTTTCAGGCTGAATACAAGTGCCTGGTGTGCAATGAAAGTGTTGAAAAAACCGAACATTGCGGGCAGCCGGCCTCATTGGTAAAAGGCAGGCGTTTTGCAGATAATGACTTTGTTAATTTTTGTTCAGGTTTAGCTTCTGCCTCGGTGGGAATTCTTCTATATATTCTATTGACATAGAGGGACTGAGATGCTGCTGTTCCTTACCTTAAGTGAAAAGGGGAGTTGTTATGAAAAATCGGGTGAACAGAGTCGTGCTGATTGGAACTGGCTTTGTAGGCTCAAGCTATGCCTTTGCACTATTAAATCAAGGTGTTACAGAGGAATTGGTTCTGATTGATTTAAATAAGGATAAATCTGAAGGAGATGCGATGGACTTGAATCATGGCATGCCATTTGCTCCTTCCCCAACATCGATCTGGTTTGGAGATTATTCAGATTGCAAAGAGGCTGATTTGGTTGTCATAACTGCTGGAGCAAATCAAAAGCCTGGAGAGACACGTCTGGATCTAGTGGAAAAAAATTCAAAAATCTTTAAAGGCATTGTGAATCATGTTATGGATAGCGGTTTTGATGGCATTTTCCTGGTTGCGACAAATCCAGTAGATATTCTGACCTATGCAGTCTGGAAATTCTCCGGACTGCCAAAGGAAAGAGTAATCGGATCCGGAACGATATTGGATACAGCCAGATTCAGGTTTCTGCTGGGGGAGTATTTCAAAGTCGATACGCGCAATGTTCATGCATATATTATAGGTGAACACGGGGATACTGAATTGCCTGTATGGAGCCATGCTGATATTGCAGGGAAAAACATTGATGATTGGATAGGGAAAGAAGAGAATTTTAGAAAGGAAGATCTTAATTCGATATTCCTTAATGTCAGAGATGCAGCTTATCAGATTATTGAGCGAAAAGGGGCGACTTATTAGCCATGGGCCTGGTCAGACTGACGAAAGCCATCCTTCAGAACGAGAATTCGGTCCTTACGGTGTCAGCTTACTTAGATGGAAAGTATGGTCATGATGATGTTTACATTGGGGTACCTGCTATAGTCAATAGAAACGGCATTCGCGACATTATTGAACTTGACTTAAACAGCGAAGAGATTGATCAGTTTACCCAATCAGTAAATGTTCTCAAGAAAACGCTGGAACCAATAAGGAAGGATTAGCCAGCTTGCATGGGCGGCGGATTTTATTTTGTTCTGAAGCATGGATAAAAATTATTTCCTCTTCTCACAATAAGGAAGAGGAGGGATTTTTAATGTCTCGATTACTATCCATATTTATGATAGGGCTTGGTACTTATTTTGCCTATCATAACCGTTATCGATTGATTAATGTTATTTTTGGGAACGTCTTTTTGCGGAAACTGCTAGTCACTTCAGTAATGAGTTTTCCGCTTGTCCGCGACAGGATGATGAGCTCTGTTTTCTCTTCTGGGCAATCGGAAGGGCAGCAATAATGTAAAGAAAGCTGCAGCGCCTCCCCCGACACCTCAAGGGGGAGGCGCTGCAGCTAGACAGTTGTCAACATTCAGGATTTTATTTTTTTAGTAATTAGACCGTAATGGTCTTTTTATTTTGGATAAATATTTAGGTGCTTTTTCTTTTACAAAAGGTTTCTTTTTTGCCTATAGTTAAATAAAGTATTGTAATCATTGCAACATATAGAGAGTGGGGGAAGAATTGGCCGTTCAAGAGGATTATTTATTTTGGAAACTTGCGGATTATTTCATATCTGATCAGGGGTACAGGATGATTCAGCTATCTGGTGATCAGGATGAATTATGGCTTGAAAAGATGGAGCATAAAACGATTAAGGCAATCAGGCTCTTAAAATATAATCTTGACTGGAGCAATTGGCTGCAGCGGGATATCGAAGTTACTGCCCAAAAAGCAGAATCTGTCAGGAAGCAGCTTGGCAAAAGGGAGATGCCGGTATTAAATATCTATGTCACTAAGTACCTGCCTGTAGATGACTATGAATTCCGCATCACAGTCCCCTTCATGCCTGAAAATGCGAAAACCTCTGTCCAAACCCTAATCATTGAGTCCGGCAAACCGGATAGCCTTAGTGCGGTTGAGGCCATTTTTGAAAAACCGTTAACGTTTCTGTCCGGAAATTATACGGAAATGGATGTTGATGCACTGAAACATGCCGCTCTTTCTAAAGCAGTAAAAACAGCGAAGAAAGAAAAGGAAATGTTTAATTTTGGGAAGCCCTTCTTTACGTATATATTCATTTTTATTCAAGTTGCTGTTTTTTTAGTTTTGGAAGCAATGGGCGGGAGCACAGATACATCGACTTTAATCAAGTATGGAGCTAAATTCAACCCATTAATTCTTGATGGAGAATGGTGGAGATTTTTGACCCCGATTGTTCTCCATATTGGGCTGCTGCATTTATTAATGAATACACTTGCCTTATTTTATCTAGGTTCGGCAGTAGAACGCGTGTATGGAAATTTAAGGTTCCTATTCATCTATTTGGCTGCAGGTTTTGGCGGGACATTAGCCAGTTTCATTTTTAGTCCTACCCTTTCAGCTGGGGCAAGCGGAGCTATTTTTGGCTGCTTCGGTGCACTTTTATATTTTGGGCTCATTTATCCAAGTCTTTTCTTCCGTACAATAGGATTTAATATAATTGTCGTATTGGGGATCAACCTTGCATTTGGGTTTACCATTCCAGGAATTGATAACGCAGGCCATATCGGCGGGCTGATTGGCGGATTTCTTGCTACTGGCATTGTGCATTTTCCCAAGAAGAAACGGCCATTGCTCCAGTTCCTGTTTTTAGCAGCATCATTCTGTCTGGCGGCTGGATTGTTGAAATATGGTTTCAATGAACCAGGAAGGCTTTTAAATGAACAGACTGCAATGGTGATGGCCCAGG
This window of the Cytobacillus pseudoceanisediminis genome carries:
- a CDS encoding 5-formyltetrahydrofolate cyclo-ligase; its protein translation is MEMDKKALRKQMLDRMKELSKPEYEQLSYEIARSLYSSPLWLQAKTIGITVSKPPEADTWQIIRKAWEDGKRVAVPKCIPQAKQMVFRELKSFMELESVYYGLWEPSPEKTEEVLSEEIETLIVPGLAYMKNGFRLGFGGGYYDRFLEQYKGRAVSLAFELQVINDFPVENHDKPVEMIITDQRVWASGNA
- a CDS encoding rhomboid family protein yields the protein MAVQEDYLFWKLADYFISDQGYRMIQLSGDQDELWLEKMEHKTIKAIRLLKYNLDWSNWLQRDIEVTAQKAESVRKQLGKREMPVLNIYVTKYLPVDDYEFRITVPFMPENAKTSVQTLIIESGKPDSLSAVEAIFEKPLTFLSGNYTEMDVDALKHAALSKAVKTAKKEKEMFNFGKPFFTYIFIFIQVAVFLVLEAMGGSTDTSTLIKYGAKFNPLILDGEWWRFLTPIVLHIGLLHLLMNTLALFYLGSAVERVYGNLRFLFIYLAAGFGGTLASFIFSPTLSAGASGAIFGCFGALLYFGLIYPSLFFRTIGFNIIVVLGINLAFGFTIPGIDNAGHIGGLIGGFLATGIVHFPKKKRPLLQFLFLAASFCLAAGLLKYGFNEPGRLLNEQTAMVMAQEHINAEEYEKARSMLADFVKEGNASPEAYFLLSYAEIKAGQLEEAKVHLLHVVKEEASFHEAHYNLALIYLEEDNTEKARHHAQKAAGLKSEHEEYQKLLNQIE